In one window of Mucilaginibacter auburnensis DNA:
- a CDS encoding LytR/AlgR family response regulator transcription factor, which yields MEINSIIIDDEPNNIQNLQTILQTHCPNVKVLATAQNADDGIDLIKKYKPSLVFLDIQMPRRSGFDVLTAFNEPDFEVIFITAYDQYGIQAIKFSALDYLLKPINIQELQNAVIKAGKKINNKDKDKKLENLIANIKHGQKEMPKIALPTLKEIRYIKVDQIVRCEAFDNYTTIFTTGVEQILVCKTLKEFAELLKQYGFIRAHQSHLVNIEFVKSLLKEDGGTLLMDDNAKIPISRQNREDVKAALKRML from the coding sequence ATGGAAATAAATAGTATCATAATTGATGATGAGCCTAATAACATTCAAAACCTGCAAACCATTTTGCAAACGCATTGCCCCAATGTAAAAGTTTTAGCTACCGCGCAAAATGCTGATGATGGTATTGATCTTATAAAAAAATATAAGCCCTCTTTAGTGTTTTTAGATATACAAATGCCCCGAAGATCTGGCTTTGACGTTTTAACAGCTTTTAATGAACCTGATTTTGAAGTAATATTTATCACTGCATATGATCAATACGGTATTCAGGCAATAAAATTTTCCGCACTTGATTACTTACTCAAGCCTATTAATATACAAGAGCTACAAAACGCAGTTATCAAAGCGGGAAAGAAAATCAACAATAAAGACAAAGACAAAAAGCTTGAGAATTTAATTGCCAACATTAAGCATGGTCAAAAGGAGATGCCTAAAATTGCGCTTCCCACTTTAAAGGAGATCCGGTATATAAAGGTAGATCAGATTGTGCGTTGCGAAGCATTTGATAATTACACAACCATTTTTACAACTGGTGTAGAGCAAATATTGGTATGTAAAACATTAAAAGAGTTTGCTGAACTATTGAAACAATATGGATTTATACGGGCTCATCAGTCACACCTGGTAAATATCGAATTTGTAAAAAGCTTGCTTAAAGAAGACGGCGGCACACTTTTAATGGACGATAATGCTAAAATACCTATCTCGCGGCAAAACAGAGAAGATGTTAAGGCAGCGTTAAAACGTATGCTTTAA
- a CDS encoding sensor histidine kinase — protein MKRSALILVLITFACTVFAQSTTTVVYKTAEKESQVVTFDGYHKLPLEGLSSVWVSVAASRIDDIRLSMREPVYAHGYKPDPKYPTRKWLPKTPIILGVVYTKKKDNYPPRYTILSLSKSYTGYMMSSENGGVEVVAMGVNESNLSDYRFRAIENDSTVIIPWTVPKLEQKHGAKDAYGYLGKFYFPNKEITVEIVNTKNYNVRDAVVLNWRNHLKPEITSIIGYIKGKGSNTINLGLRPPIHISADALEAVNISFKDHQTIPYDIYWVMNSSKYHSKTDTACIRIGLRENTFSLSNEYFAVPGSYKILVYPVGTKDENRKRSVTFKVDSVAVYNKYYSVIQIVPYVLLALLAFGIYYMFNKRRLRKLRRQKEVANLKLGSVRAQLNPHFMFNALTSIQNLMHQQDTSGANHYLSKFADLTRQVLNATTAELISLEDELKIIEDSLQIEQLRFGFAYNVNVDENINIANTEVPAMLMQPFIENAAKHGVSNKLHNGKIDINIARQQNDLLLVITDNGSGFNTQNNVATGFGLKISRERIALLNQLYKEQPITLQIGSDANGTKITILLSDWL, from the coding sequence ATGAAGCGATCAGCGTTAATTTTAGTCTTAATTACATTTGCCTGTACCGTATTTGCACAATCTACCACTACTGTAGTTTACAAAACTGCCGAAAAGGAAAGTCAGGTTGTAACTTTTGACGGATATCATAAATTGCCCTTAGAGGGTCTGAGTAGTGTTTGGGTAAGTGTTGCCGCAAGTCGTATTGATGATATACGCTTATCAATGAGAGAGCCTGTTTACGCACATGGATACAAACCCGACCCTAAATATCCGACACGCAAATGGTTACCTAAAACTCCAATTATATTAGGCGTTGTTTATACAAAAAAGAAAGATAATTATCCCCCCAGATATACCATACTATCTTTATCTAAAAGTTATACAGGATATATGATGAGTAGTGAGAATGGGGGTGTTGAAGTGGTTGCTATGGGGGTAAATGAAAGTAACCTGAGCGACTACCGTTTTAGAGCGATTGAGAATGATAGCACAGTGATAATACCTTGGACAGTTCCTAAACTTGAGCAAAAGCATGGTGCAAAGGACGCCTATGGCTATTTAGGAAAATTTTACTTTCCCAATAAAGAAATAACTGTAGAGATTGTTAACACCAAAAATTACAATGTCAGAGATGCTGTTGTTCTTAATTGGCGCAACCATTTAAAGCCGGAAATAACCAGTATAATCGGTTATATAAAAGGAAAAGGTAGTAATACCATAAACCTTGGATTAAGGCCGCCTATCCATATAAGTGCGGATGCTTTAGAAGCTGTAAACATTTCATTTAAAGATCATCAAACTATTCCTTATGATATTTACTGGGTTATGAACAGTAGTAAGTATCATAGCAAAACGGATACCGCATGTATAAGAATTGGTTTAAGGGAAAACACATTCAGTCTCTCTAATGAATATTTTGCAGTACCAGGCAGCTATAAAATTTTAGTTTATCCGGTTGGTACTAAAGATGAAAATAGGAAAAGGAGCGTGACTTTTAAGGTAGACTCTGTGGCAGTTTACAACAAATATTATTCTGTTATACAAATAGTGCCTTATGTCTTACTTGCTCTGCTTGCTTTTGGTATTTACTACATGTTTAACAAACGCAGGTTACGTAAACTAAGACGGCAGAAGGAAGTTGCCAATTTAAAATTAGGATCAGTACGGGCCCAACTTAATCCTCATTTTATGTTTAACGCGCTAACATCTATACAAAATCTTATGCACCAGCAAGACACTAGTGGTGCAAACCACTACCTTTCCAAATTTGCTGATCTTACGCGGCAGGTATTAAATGCTACAACCGCCGAATTGATTAGTTTGGAAGACGAATTGAAGATCATAGAAGATTCTCTACAAATAGAGCAGCTTCGGTTTGGTTTTGCTTACAACGTTAATGTAGATGAGAATATAAACATAGCCAATACCGAGGTGCCGGCTATGCTCATGCAGCCGTTTATTGAAAATGCTGCTAAACATGGCGTTAGTAATAAGTTGCATAATGGAAAAATTGATATTAACATAGCAAGGCAACAGAATGATCTGTTACTTGTGATTACGGATAACGGTAGTGGATTTAATACACAGAATAACGTTGCCACCGGTTTCGGGTTAAAAATTAGCCGGGAGCGTATAGCCTTACTTAACCAATTATACAAAGAACAGCCTATTACATTACAAATTGGTAGTGATGCTAATGGAACAAAAATTACAATTTTGTTATCTGATTGGCTTTAA
- the aspS gene encoding aspartate--tRNA ligase, with protein sequence MLRTHTCGELNISHLGQLVTLCGWVQKSRDLGGTTFIDVRDRYGLTQLIFNTDTDATLREKSRELGREFVIKVSGTVIERTNKNTKIPTGEIEIAVSELEVLNAAKIPPFLIEDETDGGEELRAKYRYLDLRRNPIRNNLVLRHKMAQEVRKYLDGLNFIEVETPVLIKSTPEGARDFVVPSRMNAGEFYALPQSPQTFKQLLMVSGFDRYFQIVKCFRDEDLRADRQPEFTQIDCEMAFITQEDILNIFEGLTRHLFKNIKGIEFDNFPRMQYADAMRLYGSDKPDTRFGMQFVELNDLVKGKGLGIFDNAELVVGINAKGCAEYTRKQIDELTEWLKRPQIGATGMIYCRYNTDGTLKSSVDKFYNEEELAKWAAAFGAEQGDLMLLLAGNADKVRKQLNELRLEMGNRLGLRDKNKFSPLWVVDFPLLEWDEETERYHAMHHPFTSPKPEDIALLDTAPGEVRANAYDLVINGTEIGGGSIRIHDRTLQALMFKHLGFSPEEAQKQFGFLMDAFEYGAPPHGGIAFGFDRLTSIFAGLDSIRDVIAFPKNNSGRDVMIDSPSTIADAQLNELKIKTAL encoded by the coding sequence ATGCTACGTACACATACTTGCGGCGAATTAAATATCAGTCATTTAGGCCAGTTGGTTACTTTATGCGGATGGGTGCAAAAATCTCGCGATCTTGGCGGCACAACTTTTATTGATGTGCGCGATCGTTACGGTTTGACCCAATTGATATTCAACACCGATACTGATGCCACCCTGCGCGAAAAAAGCCGCGAACTGGGCCGCGAGTTTGTTATTAAAGTTAGTGGTACTGTTATTGAGCGTACCAACAAAAACACCAAGATACCTACTGGTGAAATTGAAATTGCCGTATCAGAACTTGAAGTGTTAAACGCAGCTAAAATTCCACCATTCTTAATTGAGGACGAAACAGATGGCGGCGAAGAGCTTAGGGCAAAATACCGTTATTTAGATCTGCGCCGTAACCCTATACGTAACAACCTGGTGCTTCGCCACAAAATGGCGCAGGAAGTGCGTAAATATTTAGACGGTTTGAACTTTATTGAGGTTGAAACGCCCGTGTTGATCAAATCAACCCCGGAAGGTGCGCGAGATTTTGTGGTGCCAAGCCGAATGAATGCAGGCGAATTTTACGCCCTGCCGCAGTCACCGCAAACTTTTAAGCAGTTGTTAATGGTGAGCGGTTTTGACCGTTATTTCCAGATAGTAAAGTGTTTCCGTGATGAGGATCTGCGTGCCGACCGCCAGCCGGAATTTACGCAGATAGACTGCGAGATGGCGTTCATTACGCAGGAAGACATACTGAATATATTTGAAGGATTGACCCGTCATTTGTTCAAAAATATTAAAGGCATTGAGTTTGACAACTTCCCGCGCATGCAATATGCTGACGCCATGCGTTTATATGGATCTGACAAACCTGACACCCGTTTCGGAATGCAGTTTGTTGAACTGAATGACCTTGTAAAAGGTAAAGGCTTAGGCATTTTTGATAACGCCGAACTGGTGGTAGGTATCAATGCTAAAGGTTGTGCAGAATATACCCGCAAGCAAATTGACGAGCTGACCGAGTGGTTAAAGCGCCCTCAGATTGGCGCTACCGGCATGATCTACTGCCGTTATAATACTGATGGCACTTTGAAGTCTTCAGTTGATAAATTCTATAACGAAGAAGAGCTTGCCAAGTGGGCTGCTGCGTTTGGCGCCGAACAAGGCGACCTGATGCTTTTGCTTGCCGGTAATGCTGATAAAGTACGCAAACAGTTGAATGAACTACGCTTAGAAATGGGTAACCGTTTAGGCTTGCGAGATAAAAATAAATTCTCGCCGTTATGGGTAGTTGACTTTCCGTTGTTGGAGTGGGATGAAGAAACTGAGCGCTACCACGCTATGCACCATCCATTTACTTCGCCAAAGCCGGAAGATATTGCTTTGTTAGATACAGCTCCCGGCGAAGTACGTGCAAATGCTTACGATTTGGTTATTAACGGCACAGAAATAGGTGGTGGTTCTATACGTATTCATGACCGCACTTTACAAGCCTTGATGTTTAAGCACTTAGGTTTTTCGCCAGAAGAAGCCCAAAAACAATTTGGCTTCTTGATGGACGCGTTTGAATATGGCGCTCCTCCGCATGGTGGTATAGCATTCGGTTTTGACAGGCTAACATCCATCTTTGCCGGTTTAGATTCTATTCGGGATGTAATTGCCTTCCCTAAAAACAACTCTGGCCGTGACGTAATGATTGATTCACCGTCAACCATTGCAGATGCGCAGTTAAATGAATTAAAAATTAAAACAGCGCTTTAA
- a CDS encoding FKBP-type peptidyl-prolyl cis-trans isomerase: MKRYLLFFCVAIAAMSACKKSDKFDAAAQAKLDDAQIVKYLADSSITATKDESGLYYQIITPGAAVKPTTSNGIFITYEGKLMTNGTVFDSKTTPYYFPSMDGLIQGWQIGVPKIGKGGRIKLFIPSGLAYKNNDTGSIPANSVLIFDITLVNFN, from the coding sequence ATGAAAAGATATTTACTGTTTTTCTGTGTCGCAATAGCTGCTATGTCAGCTTGTAAAAAATCTGATAAATTTGATGCGGCAGCACAGGCCAAGCTTGATGATGCGCAGATAGTTAAATATCTTGCCGATAGCAGCATTACTGCTACCAAAGATGAGTCGGGTTTATACTACCAAATAATCACACCCGGAGCTGCCGTGAAGCCAACTACCTCAAACGGTATTTTTATTACTTACGAAGGCAAGTTGATGACTAACGGAACTGTGTTTGACAGTAAAACAACGCCTTACTATTTCCCAAGCATGGATGGCCTTATTCAGGGCTGGCAAATTGGTGTTCCTAAAATTGGCAAGGGCGGTAGGATAAAACTTTTTATACCTTCTGGCTTAGCTTACAAAAATAATGACACCGGTTCTATTCCTGCCAATTCAGTTTTGATATTTGATATTACTCTGGTTAATTTCAATTAA
- a CDS encoding serine hydrolase domain-containing protein, with the protein MRRILLLAGWLLLGSVAVGQRADRSLFIKDSLDMYINRAMTNWRIPGMAVCVVKDNQVVLMKGYGIKEMGLNEGVDENTLFMIGSNTKAFTATAAAMLADADKLSLDDKVSKYFPWFKLEDKAAAEMATVRDLLCHRLGLKTFQGDFTFYNSNLNRVQVIEKMALLKTSYPFRTKWGYTNSAFLMAGEIIPRVSGKTWEAYLKENIFAPLGMSNTIALTSELPKSLNRTVAHTLNDERLTPVPYGQLDNMAPAMSISSSVNDMSKWVMALLNNGKVGPRQVIPSTAIAATRTPQDIVGRVKHVTGESNYELYGLGWFLQDYAGHNLVMHDGGVTGYVSSVTLVPDERLGIVILTNTDQNDLYEALRWELLDVFLKRSFRNYSEQYLTRSKNEKAVQLQTDKKLRDSVALNLQPVPSVNGFTGTYHNNVYGNVTIVRGQNNDLEMRFEHHPRMFAKLQPLGGARFYATFSDPIYGKTVFPFTIENGRVVAVRVKVADFVESDPYEFRKVN; encoded by the coding sequence ATGAGAAGAATATTGTTGTTAGCCGGCTGGTTATTGCTTGGTAGTGTTGCCGTTGGTCAGCGTGCAGACAGAAGTTTGTTTATTAAAGATAGTTTAGACATGTACATTAACCGGGCCATGACCAACTGGCGTATTCCCGGTATGGCGGTGTGCGTGGTAAAAGATAATCAGGTGGTGCTAATGAAGGGCTATGGCATTAAGGAGATGGGCCTTAATGAAGGGGTGGATGAAAATACGCTGTTCATGATTGGCAGTAATACCAAGGCTTTTACTGCGACAGCAGCTGCTATGCTGGCTGACGCTGATAAACTTTCGTTAGATGACAAGGTGAGTAAATACTTTCCCTGGTTTAAGTTAGAAGATAAGGCGGCGGCAGAAATGGCTACCGTGCGCGATCTGCTTTGCCACAGGCTTGGTCTAAAAACCTTTCAAGGCGATTTTACCTTTTACAACAGTAACCTTAACCGCGTTCAGGTTATTGAAAAAATGGCCTTGCTGAAAACATCTTATCCCTTCCGGACGAAATGGGGGTATACCAATTCTGCATTTTTAATGGCAGGTGAGATCATTCCGAGGGTATCAGGCAAGACTTGGGAAGCGTATTTGAAGGAAAATATTTTTGCTCCGTTAGGTATGAGTAATACAATTGCTCTTACTTCGGAGTTGCCTAAATCATTGAACCGCACGGTTGCCCATACTTTGAATGATGAGCGCCTTACACCTGTGCCTTATGGACAACTGGATAACATGGCACCGGCCATGAGTATTTCATCATCTGTAAATGATATGAGCAAATGGGTTATGGCGCTGCTTAACAATGGCAAGGTTGGACCAAGACAGGTTATACCATCTACTGCCATAGCTGCTACACGGACTCCGCAAGACATAGTTGGAAGAGTTAAACATGTAACCGGCGAGAGCAATTATGAATTGTATGGTCTGGGCTGGTTTCTGCAGGATTACGCGGGGCATAACCTGGTGATGCATGACGGCGGTGTTACAGGTTACGTTTCATCAGTAACTTTGGTGCCCGATGAACGTTTGGGAATTGTGATACTTACGAACACAGACCAAAACGACCTTTATGAGGCCTTAAGATGGGAACTGTTGGATGTGTTTTTGAAAAGGTCTTTCCGCAATTACAGTGAGCAATATTTAACGCGTTCAAAGAATGAAAAAGCGGTTCAATTACAAACAGATAAGAAACTGCGCGACTCGGTTGCCTTGAATTTACAACCAGTGCCGTCTGTAAACGGTTTTACAGGCACATACCACAATAATGTATACGGAAACGTAACGATAGTTCGTGGTCAGAACAATGATCTGGAAATGCGATTTGAACACCATCCCCGCATGTTTGCGAAACTGCAGCCCTTGGGTGGTGCAAGGTTTTACGCTACCTTTTCTGATCCGATATATGGTAAAACGGTATTCCCCTTTACCATTGAAAACGGGAGGGTAGTGGCCGTAAGAGTAAAGGTAGCCGACTTTGTTGAGTCAGACCCTTACGAGTTCAGAAAAGTTAATTGA
- a CDS encoding S9 family peptidase: MKLLIKFLSPLFAILLLGYTANAQRYWAPDGYQYYTTQNGEIVSLDARDATKKTVLASVDQLTPQGGKAINVRRFTITADGQKILINTNTKRVWRQDTRGDYWLFDAANKTLKQIGKDKPASSLMFAKLSPDGSKVAYVSGNNIYVEDVAGGTAKALTTDGTDRMINGTFDWAYEEEFDARDGFRWSPDSKTIAYWQIDARKIKNYLMLNTTDATYPFVVPVEYPVAGEDPSACKIGVVDVTTAQTKWMDVPGDNVQHYIPRMEWTTNANELILLQLNRPQNEEKIFICNAQTGAARSIYQEKSDAWVDVRGNAVGWDWVKQGKAFLLLTEKDGWKHIYRVGLDGKETLLTPGDYDVISISRIDEKNGFIYFIASPDNATQRYLHRVKLTGGRAERLSPYALPGTHSYDISPNGKVAIHSFQNSYTAAASEVISLTDHKYISGTQIKLNTAAKNKPEFFKVKTVDGIEMDGWMVKPTNFDASKKYPVVFYVYGEPATQTTADTYSAGKNSRYAGSMADDGYIYISVDGRGSPAPKGAKWRKAIYRNIGIINIRDQAMAAAEILKWPFVDPTRVAVHGWSGGGSSTLNLMFQYPEIYKTGIAVAAVDYQLTYDNIYQERYMGVPTNDEGRSYFIKGSPVTYAKNLKGDLLYIHGTGDDNVHYNNAELLINELVKYNKPFQLMSYPNRSHSISEGEGTTKHLQTIFTKFLKEHCPPGGR, encoded by the coding sequence ATGAAATTGTTGATAAAATTTTTATCGCCTCTTTTTGCGATTCTTTTATTAGGATACACAGCAAATGCCCAACGCTATTGGGCGCCAGATGGCTACCAGTACTATACCACTCAAAACGGCGAGATCGTATCTCTGGACGCGCGCGATGCTACTAAGAAAACCGTTCTTGCCAGCGTAGATCAACTTACACCACAGGGCGGTAAGGCTATTAACGTGCGCCGTTTTACCATTACTGCCGACGGCCAAAAGATCTTGATCAATACCAACACTAAACGCGTGTGGCGCCAGGACACCCGCGGCGATTACTGGTTATTTGACGCAGCCAACAAAACCTTAAAACAAATAGGCAAAGATAAGCCTGCGTCATCGCTGATGTTTGCCAAGCTATCGCCTGATGGCAGTAAGGTGGCTTATGTAAGCGGCAATAATATTTATGTTGAAGATGTTGCAGGTGGAACCGCAAAAGCGTTAACCACCGATGGAACCGATAGAATGATCAATGGCACATTTGACTGGGCTTATGAGGAAGAGTTTGATGCACGCGACGGCTTTCGCTGGTCGCCGGATAGCAAAACCATTGCTTACTGGCAGATAGATGCCCGCAAGATCAAAAACTACCTGATGCTGAACACAACTGATGCCACTTACCCTTTTGTAGTACCGGTTGAGTATCCTGTAGCCGGTGAAGATCCAAGCGCCTGCAAAATAGGTGTAGTTGACGTAACTACTGCCCAAACCAAATGGATGGATGTGCCGGGAGATAACGTGCAGCATTATATTCCGCGTATGGAGTGGACCACCAATGCAAATGAACTAATTTTGCTGCAATTGAACCGTCCGCAAAACGAAGAAAAGATTTTTATCTGTAATGCACAGACCGGTGCTGCCCGTTCCATCTATCAGGAAAAGAGCGATGCATGGGTTGATGTACGCGGTAACGCTGTTGGCTGGGATTGGGTAAAGCAGGGCAAAGCCTTTTTATTACTAACAGAAAAGGACGGCTGGAAACACATTTATCGCGTTGGCTTAGATGGTAAAGAAACTTTGCTAACTCCAGGCGATTACGACGTGATCAGCATTTCAAGAATTGATGAAAAGAACGGATTTATCTATTTTATCGCATCGCCGGACAATGCTACTCAGCGTTACCTGCACAGGGTAAAACTGACCGGCGGCCGTGCGGAGCGCCTGTCGCCTTATGCTTTGCCGGGCACCCATAGCTATGATATATCGCCAAATGGCAAAGTGGCCATACATTCGTTCCAAAACAGTTATACAGCAGCTGCAAGCGAAGTGATCAGTTTAACGGACCATAAGTATATTAGCGGTACCCAGATAAAACTGAACACAGCTGCTAAAAACAAGCCTGAGTTCTTCAAAGTGAAAACCGTTGATGGTATTGAGATGGACGGCTGGATGGTGAAGCCAACCAACTTTGACGCTTCTAAAAAATATCCTGTTGTATTTTACGTATACGGCGAGCCAGCTACCCAAACCACTGCCGATACTTACAGCGCAGGCAAAAATTCAAGGTATGCCGGCAGCATGGCGGATGATGGTTACATTTACATATCTGTTGACGGACGCGGATCACCGGCTCCTAAGGGTGCTAAATGGCGCAAAGCTATTTACCGAAACATAGGCATCATTAACATTCGCGACCAAGCTATGGCTGCTGCGGAAATATTGAAATGGCCTTTTGTTGACCCAACCCGGGTAGCGGTACATGGCTGGAGCGGTGGCGGTTCTTCAACCCTTAACCTGATGTTCCAGTATCCTGAAATATATAAAACCGGCATAGCGGTTGCAGCGGTTGACTATCAGCTAACTTATGATAACATCTACCAGGAGCGCTATATGGGCGTACCAACTAATGATGAGGGACGCTCCTATTTTATCAAAGGATCGCCGGTTACTTACGCCAAGAACCTGAAAGGCGACCTACTATATATTCATGGTACAGGCGACGATAATGTGCACTATAATAATGCCGAGTTGCTGATAAACGAGTTGGTTAAGTACAACAAACCATTCCAACTAATGTCATACCCTAACCGTTCGCATTCCATATCAGAAGGCGAGGGTACTACCAAGCATTTGCAAACCATATTCACCAAGTTTTTGAAAGAGCATTGCCCACCGGGAGGCAGATAG
- a CDS encoding SulP family inorganic anion transporter, with translation MLPTSVSKFKLFDFSVEINYKNEILAGLTVAMTMMPESLSFAILAGLPPLVGLYAAFIMGLVTAIFGGRPGLVSGGAGATVVVLIALMKSHGIEYVFAAVALAGVFQILVGVFKLGKFIRLVPQPVMYGFVNGLAVIIFMAQLEQFKTIVGGQVVWLTGSSLYMMAALVSLTVVIIIGVPKLTKAVPPSLIAIVVVFVMVLVFNINTKTVGDIATVSGGFPPFHIPSVPFKLDTLTIIFPYSLIMAGVGLTEGLLTLNLVDEITGTRGNSNREAVAQGSANILNGFFFGMGGCPMIAQTLVNLSAGARARLSGIVASLTILVIILFGAPVIERVPMAALTGVMIMVAISTFEWASFRIINKMPRQDIFVGVLVALITVCLHNLALAVLVGVIISALVFAWESAKRIRARKYIDDKGVKHYEIFGPLFFGSVTAFNDKFDVINDPAEVMIDFKDSRVADMSAIEALNKLTEKYKKSGKKLHLCHLSEDCLTLLKNADEVIDVNIMEDPTYRVAIDR, from the coding sequence ATGCTACCAACATCAGTTTCTAAGTTCAAACTTTTTGATTTTTCTGTCGAGATCAACTATAAAAATGAAATTTTAGCAGGACTTACTGTGGCTATGACCATGATGCCCGAGTCCTTGTCCTTCGCTATTCTTGCCGGTTTGCCACCATTAGTCGGCCTGTATGCTGCCTTTATTATGGGTTTGGTTACAGCAATATTTGGCGGCAGGCCGGGGCTTGTTTCAGGTGGTGCAGGTGCAACTGTTGTAGTGTTGATAGCATTAATGAAATCGCACGGCATTGAATACGTTTTTGCAGCGGTAGCGTTAGCCGGAGTTTTTCAAATACTTGTTGGCGTATTTAAGCTGGGCAAGTTTATCAGGTTAGTGCCTCAACCAGTTATGTATGGGTTTGTAAACGGCCTTGCGGTAATTATTTTTATGGCGCAGCTGGAACAGTTTAAAACAATTGTTGGCGGGCAAGTTGTATGGCTTACAGGTTCCTCTCTTTATATGATGGCGGCACTCGTATCATTAACGGTAGTCATTATTATAGGTGTACCCAAACTTACAAAGGCTGTACCACCGTCGTTAATTGCAATTGTTGTAGTATTTGTGATGGTATTAGTATTCAACATAAATACCAAAACAGTGGGTGACATTGCAACTGTAAGCGGCGGCTTTCCGCCGTTTCATATTCCATCAGTGCCTTTTAAACTTGATACGCTTACCATAATTTTCCCATACTCCCTCATTATGGCAGGTGTTGGCCTTACAGAGGGTTTGCTTACCTTAAATTTGGTTGATGAAATAACCGGCACCCGCGGCAACAGCAACCGTGAAGCAGTTGCTCAAGGCAGTGCCAATATATTGAATGGTTTTTTCTTCGGGATGGGAGGCTGCCCAATGATAGCGCAAACATTGGTTAACCTTTCTGCAGGTGCGCGTGCCAGGTTATCAGGTATTGTCGCCTCTTTAACTATACTTGTAATTATACTTTTTGGCGCACCGGTTATTGAGCGCGTGCCTATGGCTGCTTTAACAGGTGTAATGATAATGGTTGCTATCAGCACGTTTGAATGGGCAAGTTTCCGTATCATCAACAAAATGCCCAGGCAAGACATTTTTGTGGGTGTATTAGTGGCGCTAATTACCGTCTGCTTGCATAACTTAGCTTTAGCAGTACTCGTAGGCGTAATTATATCTGCTTTAGTATTCGCTTGGGAAAGTGCCAAAAGAATAAGGGCGAGGAAGTATATTGATGATAAGGGTGTTAAGCACTATGAAATATTTGGTCCGCTGTTTTTTGGTTCAGTTACAGCCTTTAATGACAAGTTTGACGTGATAAATGATCCAGCTGAGGTGATGATTGATTTTAAAGATAGCCGTGTTGCGGATATGTCTGCTATTGAAGCTTTGAATAAACTTACAGAGAAATATAAAAAGTCAGGTAAGAAATTACACTTATGCCATTTAAGCGAAGATTGCCTTACGCTCCTTAAAAATGCTGATGAGGTTATAGATGTTAATATTATGGAAGACCCAACTTATCGTGTAGCTATTGACAGATAA
- a CDS encoding zinc ribbon domain-containing protein — MEQTVEQKLKALYELQTIHSKIDKIRQVRGELPMEVADLEDDVAGLETRIQKIKSELDDLEDDIVTRKNIIRDAQANIKKYETQLNEVKNNREYDAISKEIEIQGLDIQVSEKKIREFGFEITSKTQVYEKALAELESRKADLDVKKAELDTITAETEKDEAELNAQAEKAIPNIDDRLLFAYNRLRKNAKNGLAVVTIQRDSCSGCFNQIPPQRQSDIRQRKKIIVCEHCGRILIDEHMAEAEGTEA, encoded by the coding sequence ATGGAACAAACCGTTGAACAAAAGCTTAAAGCTTTATATGAACTTCAAACCATCCACAGCAAGATTGATAAGATACGCCAGGTAAGAGGTGAGCTGCCTATGGAGGTTGCCGACCTTGAGGATGATGTTGCCGGTTTGGAAACCCGCATTCAAAAAATAAAAAGCGAGCTGGATGATCTGGAGGATGATATTGTAACACGCAAAAATATCATCAGAGACGCTCAGGCAAATATTAAAAAATACGAGACGCAACTAAACGAGGTTAAAAACAACCGAGAGTACGATGCTATTTCAAAAGAAATTGAAATTCAAGGTCTGGATATACAGGTAAGCGAGAAAAAGATCCGTGAGTTTGGTTTCGAGATCACTTCAAAAACTCAGGTTTACGAGAAAGCTTTAGCTGAATTAGAATCGCGCAAAGCTGACCTTGACGTTAAAAAAGCTGAGCTGGATACCATTACTGCCGAAACAGAAAAAGACGAAGCAGAATTGAATGCACAGGCAGAAAAAGCTATCCCGAACATTGATGACCGTTTGTTATTCGCTTATAACCGTTTGCGTAAAAACGCTAAAAACGGTTTGGCTGTAGTAACTATTCAGCGTGATTCATGCTCAGGTTGCTTTAACCAGATTCCGCCACAGCGTCAATCTGATATCCGTCAGCGTAAAAAGATAATCGTATGCGAGCATTGCGGTCGTATATTGATCGATGAGCACATGGCCGAAGCTGAAGGCACTGAAGCATAA